The Anas platyrhynchos isolate ZD024472 breed Pekin duck chromosome 6, IASCAAS_PekinDuck_T2T, whole genome shotgun sequence sequence ACGGGAAGCACGCGGTGCTATGGCAGCAGAGAAagtgggaggaaggaaaaggaaacagctgCTGAACAGGGATTCCCTGCGGACGGGAGAGCAGTCAGGGCTCAGGCACTGCAGGGACAATAACCTGGGTGTCTCGCTCAGCACgggcagagggagaggagtTTTGGGGGCCGGGTTATGGGTGAGGAACAGCTCAAccccacccagcagcagcttcttccCCAGCCAAGGCTTGGCTGCTGATGGGCCAGAGGCATGGGAAAGGCCTGGGAGCCTGCCGGCAGCTCAcggggagctgctcagctcctgccaccaccaccccacccccgggagaaggctgaggggacaGATGGGTGTGGGAGAGAGGTGGCGAGCTGGGGTGATCTCTCTCTCCCCTGCGCTCCCCTGCCCGGCTGCTGACCGCTTTTGTCAGTCCAGACGTGCAGCTCCTGTGCCAGCTCGGGGATCACCAGGAAGGTCCTCCAGCCCTGGCGCTTCTTGGATTTGAGGATGTCCCCAAAGATGTGGTCTCCGATGTACAAAATATCCTTCCCTTTGGCCCCCAGCAGGTCGCAGACTGTGTCTGAGGAGCCTGAGAGATGAAGAACAAAGTGACTCAGATCAGGGAGCCAGACAAAAATGCGTGGCTCATTTCAGAGGGCCAGGGTTAGGGATGCAGCCAGTccattttccttccagaaacCTCCACTGCTGTAAGTGTAACACCCTGTTGGGCCCTGGCAGCACAGGCACACTGCACACCCACACAGGAGTTCACCCAGGGCAGTTTTGCCCTTACAGGGATatccagcagcagaggggccgtgCTGCCTCCCACCCTGTGTGACAGTGATGGAGCCCTGGGCATCACGGACAGCCCTGAGCATCCATCTGCTGCCCTTCCTGCGCCAGGAGCTGCCTGATGGCAGCACAGTGAGGACAGCTGGGCACGCTGCGCTGGgccagctgcagctctccccacTACAAGCCCTGCAGAGGCATTTCCCAGACCCTCCctgcaaggaagaaaagggCACTAGAGGAACAGGTccacttcttctctgctctgtgGAGCAGTGGTGATAGAGTTTCTGGTGCACTGTGCAAAAGACACACAGCACAGTGTGTTTTGGGAAACAGCCTCGCCTAACGCCTGGCACAGCACCCAGTGTGAGTGGATGAAGGCCACTAAGGCACGTCAGAGCCATTTCACAGGATGTGTTCTTGCCTCACCTCCAGAGTACACGATGCCATGCTGCAGTGGGCCAGTGTAGGTACCAATCTTCAGCTTCCCGGTCACCTGGGGAAGGAGATAGTGCCTTAGTGAGGAACAGCTGGTGCTCTGGGTTTTTTATGTCCTACCATTTCTTTGCTctgtttctccctctctttctcgcTCCCAGGCAGTCTAGTGGTGGTTTTCCACCTTTGTTCCCTACTGACACCCGCAGTACCTTAGGGAAAGCAGGTTGCTTGGGAACCACAGAGAAGCCAGCCCAGCATTTCTAGGGCAAGTCCATCCCGTTCCCACTCACAGACCCCGCACGAGCCCTTCCAGCCACAGAGGTACCCTCCGTGTGGTGCTCACCGTGTCCACCTGCCGCAACACGGTGCCCTCCCCAAAGAAGAGGGGTTTTCGGGCATCCACCAGGATCAGGTCGAAGTAGGACTGCCACGGCCGATGGGCACTCCCAGGCtgcaaaggcaaaaacaaaactcagaatCACGCACAACACAAACAACCACAGGGAATTTAACTGGAGCATCACTGCCCACAGCCACAATCCTATTACACTGCTGGTCCATCAAAGGCTCTGATTCCCCCCGTTCTTGCCTCTATGGCAAGCCATTGGGTTGCCATCCCCTAAAGCACCCCCCTTTTGTGGCAAACCCAGCCCAACCAAGctagcagtgaagactgaggacACAGTGTGAGAAACGACACTGGGCATTCATGAGTCTTTTTTGCTCCATGCTTCCACTCCTTCTGACATCAAGACCACAGCAAGGAGTTTTTGCAGCTATCAGTTGTGATTTTCCATGTTCTGAAAATTTTTCCCGTAGTCTTCTATCTTCAAAGCACAGCGTGGAAATAATTCTTTTGAGTACGAGATGGTCTCCCCATGAGACGCTGAGAAAGCAGTAGAACTTCAGCTCATAAGCCTCTCTCCAAAAGTTGCAGGGCTGAGTATTACCTCAGAAAACCACGACACGCTTAACGTACTTTTGGAACTACCGTAGTTGAGGCACAATCAGGCctgaaatgtttctgctgttttataAAACTCCTttccatcattatttttttttttttacaacatcTAAAATATTGTGCAAGGTCAGTAAGAAATCCAGCTGTAAAATGCCACAGTTAAAATGCGTTACCACTGAAATAATGTTATCATTAACGCAGATTATTGTTTGAGACCAGATGATGCCTCCTTTCTCTGTTATATTGTATTTGCTTTGATCCTATTCAGATAGGACACTAAACAGCAAGCGTATTTTAACCAGATTAAAGCAACTAATCCCATGCAGCTGATGAAGCAGGATTAAAAAGCTTTCCAGCTACACAGATAATTAGGCACATCAATTCCTATTGGAACTGCGGTCCAGAAATCACATACCTTTGGTCCATGCGGAAAGTCAAACAAGTAAGTCATAATTttctgaaagacagaaagaaaacattcaaagaCGTGGTCTTATGCAGCTTATAAAAACATACAGCTCTGCTTTTAGCTTTTCAGGCtacagaattttgttttcagatttgtaGGAAAGTCAGCATAAGGTTTATTGACAAAATGAACGGATGGACCTTACAGTGAAGGGAGttaaaacagatgttttcataCTCAAAGAACGTATTTGTCTCAGGAATCCGCACATTGCTTCAGATGCATCTTGCAGTGCTTTATAATGCCATAATTCTTTGGTTTAGCAGCGCTGCAGCATCCTGATATTTGCCAGGGGTCTAAGGAACACCCTTGATGCCAGCAGCACACAGGATTTCCCTCTGCGGCTCTTGGAGCTCTCCAGGATCACGGGTTAGGTGACCCCTCTGCACTCACAACTGTCTCACTTGCAAAAGAAGTCTTGCATTTTAAAGCCCATGCTAGGTCAGCAACGGAAGCAGGGCCATAAAAGACAAGTCTCAAGACCTAATCTGCATTCACCACCAGACCATCCTAGCTCAGAAAGCACCCAACTCCCTGCCAGAAGATGTCCTCCCACAACCCACACAATGAATAGCTGGCTTTAGTTTATTCCCTTACATAGCAACACCCCAATCCAAGCAGCACTTACATCTGTGTACTTGTAGTCGCTGTTTGTGACCAGGAACACCTTGCCGACCTCATTCATGcggctgagcagcagtggcagcttCCCCTGCAAGGCAGGGGGCAGAGGAGTCAGGCAGAGATACATCACAGGCACAACACCACTCAGCTACGATCCCACCAGATGAAACAAGGCAAATCAAATCAACAAGCACAGAAACCCACAGGTTTTGCGCTGGCCAGAGAGCCAGGAAAGCTGCTGGTCCACGTAATGCCTCCAGAGCATGGCTCAGGGGAAGGAAATggctcagcagggctgtgctgcctttgCCATGCCAGTGCCAGGCaccccgtgctgctgccagcactctGCAGCCCCCCTCCAGCTCCAAGTCTCGTCCTGAAACGGGCCCAGAGGCAGGTGAAATCTGAGCTCGCACGAGCCACAAGTTGAAGTATATTGTAATTCTGACCTCAAACTAGGGAGAATTTATTCCTGGAGCTATTTTTATTGAATCATAAATCTCAGACTGTTTCCAGAGTGGCTGATTGCCTCACAGGACGGTTTCCTAAGAATTTTGCAGGCATGTAACTGGGAACAAGGTTAAGTGCTTGGAAGTGATACGCTACCACCACAGGAGGAGCCCACAGAGATCTTTTAAACTAAAGAATAATTATAACATAACTGGCCCAGAGGGGCCCTGAGCACTGCAGAGAGGGCAAGAGTAAGGGAACCGCAGGAGCTCGTTCAGCTAGATGTGCTGAGCACACATTTTGGAGTTCCAGGAGACTGGGCACTGCTGAGACTTTCAGGATCTTTCCCTCAAAGCTTCATTATAAAATGTGAGTGACGCTTTTCTGGATGGCTAAGGAGTGCTTCTGTCTAAAAGATGCTCCTCTGTTACTTTCTAAAATGAGGTCTGCAGCAGAGGATTGCCTAGGCAGAGAAAACATGGGCAGAGAACACAGCTGCTTTCACCGtcaaaagaaacaacagcagcCTTGCCAGCATATTCACCTGTGTCCCAGCTAACGTTTCCTCTGCCTTTTATATTTTACGTAAAAACGCGCGCGTGAGTACGGAATCACGTGGATCACTGGCTCAGAATAAAGGCTGCATCCGAACTTTCCACTTTGTCGTTGGTTATTACAATAGAAGTCACAGCGTTATCTGTTCTGTGACTTAGTAAAGCAAATCAGCGTATTTATTTCTTGCCTGCTCACTCAGTACAGAGTGTCACGTAGCACAAGTAAAGGAACTTCACACTTACATCTTTCACCACGTACTTTTCCAGATTCTCAAGGGTCTTTTCCTTGAGCGATCCCTGAAATAGAAACAACAGAGCCCAGTGAGGTGACGGAAACATATGATGTAAGAGACATCAAAGCAATGCCAACTTTCACACTTCAAAATGCTGTGAAAGTACAAACCAGGGCGAATCTGAACCAGTGACTCTAGAGATGAGAGGCTTTGAGTAGCAGGGACCATCACAAACTCTGTGATCCATCGATTCCCTCACCATGGTAAATAATCCACTTCAACAGCATTTTAACCCTTTCAGAAGGGAATacaatagaaacaaacaaaaaatagatttGCCATACCAAACAAGACAGTCAACGACCTGTCTCCACCACTGACCATAATGCTTTACTCAAAGGCCAACTCCAACATGTATCACACAACACTGCATAAGGAAAGAAGAATAGATTCCCGACGTCTGCATGACTCAAAACAACCCCCACAAGTACAACTGTGAGCACAATTCTCCTGTGACAGCTCTCCATCCCACCCCAACAGACCTCTTGGTTGAGGAAGAACAACAAAATCGGGTCTTTAATGAGGTGTTAATGCTCCCAAAATCTATATTCTAAATTTCTGCACAAGTGTGCTGAAAAGGTGAATTCCTCTCTGATGAATTCTGTTTCATGCAGGTGCCTTTCAGACAACATATGGTAATACCAATATAATCTAATTACAGGAAAATcgttattttgaaaaattataaCAACGTTCAAGTTGTGGGCTGTAAGTTCAAGTGGCACCATGTTCTAAAACCCACAAATTACAGTAAGGAAACAGAATCTGGGCACAATGAAAGGAATAGGAAGGCAGCACAGATACCCTCCAGTGCCAGCGATCTCGACTTACTCACATAAAACTGCTATTTATTATTTGCTCACTAGGTGGCAAAGCAGGGCTCTTGCCCAAAATTGGATTAACATTTTAACTAAAGAGTTACAAACCAGTCCCTCTGACTCATTTATGACTACAGATGTCTCAAGTTCTTGCAATCACCTTGTAATGAACCCAGTCAACAGCATCTCTGACATCTTGGAACATGCTCCTGAAGGACATGAAGAGGTCTCCATCTTTAAACCCTGTTTCACAGCTGCGGGGAGAAAGGAGAGGTTGTAGCAGACAGTTGGAGCAGGTGAGAAACAAGTGGTGTGGGAGCCAGGAACATGCCAAGGAGAGAGAGGATTCAAAATGCTGTTTGAAGCTTGCATTTTTATCTTACCATAATGGTTTCTTATCGACTCCTTTACTGCAGCTCAGACTTGAAAGAGGGTACAACCAGTTTTTTAACAGGATCTGCATATTACCCAATAATGCTTCATTAAAATTTTAGGATGTGAGCTTCTAACTCCTGGCCTGTGACTTCACAGCAGGACTACAGCTTTCTACGACTGCAACTCTTATTTCTCCCTCACAGtaatacaagaagaaaaaagcgTAATTAAATGCACGAACCATTTCCACTTTAACAGAGTGGAAGACTGGGAGTGTGCAGTTTGCAGCGTTTAACAAAAGACAAATAGTACAGAGAAAGTAAGCAGAGTGCTGCTTTTTCTCCCACTTTGTAACAGCAAAAAACGGTGTGCCACAGAAGTCAACTAAATGGAATAGTGCTGACTGGAGGAACTGCTGGCTTGTTAAAAAGTCTGAGTTAACATGAGAAGTTTCCTCTGCAAGACACCATGGAGGCTGAGAGTTTCCATCAGAAGGAATCAAGGAGGATTAAACAGAGCTGAATTTTTTATGAGAGAAGTCATCTACTGTATGATtaatatactatatatacatCTAATCAATGCCTATCCTGAGATAGGACGCATCACCTGATGGACAGCTGGTATAAACAATTCTTCTGCTCCCAGGTAAAATCCCATTCAACCTTTACCTTCCAGGCACACAATATGCAGAGATCACCTACCACAAGTcaaaagcacagcagcactcagaCTTGCCACTTCAAACCACAGCTTGTTTATGCTCATGCTTATTTAAAAGCTAGGAAAATACTTGTGTTGTACCAACAGACTTCTAAACTACACTGTGTCTGAATATTTCACTTTTGATTGAACTAAATCCTTGATTATGACATGAGGAACTTGTGGTAACTGGCTGAGGAAATTTGGCCTTTCAGTTCAAACATGGATCCAAAGGACACAGGTAGAAAATGAGCTGTCTGCTGGCTGTAATCACCTTTTAATACATACGTGGTCTTAGGAGCTGCCCCAAAAACCGGTGTCAGGCAGTAAGTAGAGTGACACAGGTATGCCTTATGAAGGAGACCCTCGTAACCAGTTTCTGCTGTATACACAGCATCTCATTGGCACTAAATTCTcttaatatcacagaatcacagaatttctaggttggaagagacctcaagatcatcgagtccaacctctaacctaacactaacagtcccaaAAGAATTCTTATCAAAAGAATAAGAGGCCTGAACCCCACTGAAACCACTTGAAAGGCCTCCAGTGATATTAACGGCAGTTGCATCTGTGTTGTGCTGTGTTGTGCATTTTATAATAACCATCTCACTGCATTAGCAGCACATCTAAGCAGAGGGGACACATACCTAGTGTACCGGTCACAGTTAGTAAAGAAATCCACTAGGCAAGCCAAAAGGTAGGTCTctgcaaagaaacaaagcaagattttaaaacaaggaTAACACCATGTATCCAGCTAACTCTGGGCACTGTGCCTGAacgaaaaaaaatattgaaaaaaaaatccaaacagttGAGTAAGACATCAGCAAAGCTTTACTGGCTTCAAGGATACAGAAACAGTTCACACGGGACTCACCTGGTAGATTGAACAACGTGTTCAGAATGTAAAACCTGTCCGTGTCATCCCTCTGGATAAATTTGTTTGGGTATTGTTCCCGTGTTTCAGGCCTGAGAACAGATAAGgtggagaagaatgaaaaaactACAGAGGATACGATATGCTGCCCTGCACAATATGCGTGCAGCAGGGTCCATTAACTGCAGTCCACTGTGCTTTGATCAACACCCTGCTTTGCCATGTGTTTTTTAGTGGTGTGAGAGCAAAGCTGCACCCACCGTGTGTTGCCTTCActgtgctggctccagcagagccaggcacaAAGCCCTCACTGCTGAGTCAGCAAACGAGCCGAGCCCTCACAGGGAAACAGACTGGTCGGGAGGCCACGACTCGACCTTAAGCCccgtgctgctggctgtgggtaTGCCTTACATCATCTGCACTTTCATTGTTTGCTTATCTTAAACTTTCCCCCGCTTTCTATGCGTTGTTTagcacccccccagcagctcTATGCAGCGGAACGCAGGGCTGCGCTGAGGGAGGCTTGCCTGGGGCCCTCTGCAATTAATCAGCAGGGTGGCGATGACTAAAGCCACTCAGTTATTCTTGTTTCCTCCATTTCTGGAGCTTCTGAAGATCTCCTGTGACTCAAGGAGGAACTCGAGAGAGTAtgtaaaggcttttttttctaaattttggCTTCCTGCTGCAGGGACTCACAGGGCTGCAATGACAAGGCTCGTCACCTTGGGGCCCTGAGCCTTGCATCCATCCCCCTCACAGCAGGGAGTGGAGGGGATTTGCTGGGACACATCAGGCACGCAGCACTGCGGTCCCCTCTGCCTCCTGAAGTATCTTCTCCGGGGCAGGAGGAATGCAGGCAGCCAGGGAAGGCTGCAGGAAATTGCACGCAATGCACCAATtctgtttctgaggtcagaaaCAAAAAGGGGTAGAGCGAGCTCGTTCCTTCCTTAAACAAGTTCAGGCCCTCGAGCTTTCTTAGCCATGGCTGTGGAGCTGAATGGTCTCACCTGGTGTAGGTCCTAcctgctccccaaaaccctTGCTCAAGGGCTGTCTTAACTGACAAGTTGCTGATGTCAAACCATGCCAGGATGAGTAAAaatcccccctttttccccatagcacattttcttctcttcccagcacTCTATGGATGTACCTGTGCTGGCACAGAACTGTTCTCTAGGAACACCCTGGGCTGTTGTGTCTGGGACCTGAATACAACCCCAGTAAATCCCAGATCTGTAAGACACCATCAGCACAGCATCCGAAGTCTTTGCAACTCCTTACACAATGGGTTCCCCAAGGACCAGTGACACAAAAGAGCAAAGGAAGTCAAAAAGAACAGCCAAGAGCCAAGAGCCAAGAGCCAGCACTCACCCTCTGAGGAAATTAAAGCCATGTGCACACACCAGGAGGTTTCCATAGGCATCAACTTTCAGCAGGTTTCCATAGTGGGTATCAAACACCAGGCCTCTGTTAAGAAAGCGATTAAAGACATGAAGGAGCAA is a genomic window containing:
- the NT5C2 gene encoding cytosolic purine 5'-nucleotidase isoform X5; protein product: MSFRSMFQDVRDAVDWVHYKGSLKEKTLENLEKYVVKDGKLPLLLSRMNEVGKVFLVTNSDYKYTDKIMTYLFDFPHGPKPGSAHRPWQSYFDLILVDARKPLFFGEGTVLRQVDTVTGKLKIGTYTGPLQHGIVYSGGSSDTVCDLLGAKGKDILYIGDHIFGDILKSKKRQGWRTFLVIPELAQELHVWTDKSALFEELQSLDIFLAELYKHLDSSSNERPDISSIQRRIKKVTHDMDMCYGMMGSLFRSGSRQTLFASQVMRYADLYAASFINLLYYPFSYLFRAAHVLMPHESTVEHTHVDINEKESPMATRNRTSVDFKDSDYKRHQLTRSISEIKPPNLFPQAPQEITHCHDEDDDEEEEEEEEEEEEE
- the NT5C2 gene encoding cytosolic purine 5'-nucleotidase isoform X4, translating into MRVFVNRSLAMEKIKCFGFDMDYTLAVYKSPEYESLGFDLTVERLVSIGYPHELLNFVYDPAFPTRGLVFDTHYGNLLKVDAYGNLLVCAHGFNFLRGPETREQYPNKFIQRDDTDRFYILNTLFNLPETYLLACLVDFFTNCDRYTSCETGFKDGDLFMSFRSMFQDVRDAVDWVHYKGSLKEKTLENLEKYVVKDGKLPLLLSRMNEVGKVFLVTNSDYKYTDKIMTYLFDFPHGPKPGSAHRPWQSYFDLILVDARKPLFFGEGTVLRQVDTVTGKLKIGTYTGPLQHGIVYSGGSSDTVCDLLGAKGKDILYIGDHIFGDILKSKKRQGWRTFLVIPELAQELHVWTDKSALFEELQSLDIFLAELYKHLDSSSNERPDISSIQRRIKKVTHDMDMCYGMMGSLFRSGSRQTLFASQVMRYADLYAASFINLLYYPFSYLFRAAHVLMPHESTVEHTHVDINEKESPMATRNRTSVDFKDSDYKRHQLTRSISEIKPPNLFPQAPQEITHCHDEDDDEEEEEEEEEEEEE
- the NT5C2 gene encoding cytosolic purine 5'-nucleotidase isoform X1; translated protein: MTTSWSDRLQNAADLPANMDGHALKKYRREAYHRVFVNRSLAMEKIKCFGFDMDYTLAVYKSPEYESLGFDLTVERLVSIGYPHELLNFVYDPAFPTRGLVFDTHYGNLLKVDAYGNLLVCAHGFNFLRGPETREQYPNKFIQRDDTDRFYILNTLFNLPETYLLACLVDFFTNCDRYTSCETGFKDGDLFMSFRSMFQDVRDAVDWVHYKGSLKEKTLENLEKYVVKDGKLPLLLSRMNEVGKVFLVTNSDYKYTDKIMTYLFDFPHGPKPGSAHRPWQSYFDLILVDARKPLFFGEGTVLRQVDTVTGKLKIGTYTGPLQHGIVYSGGSSDTVCDLLGAKGKDILYIGDHIFGDILKSKKRQGWRTFLVIPELAQELHVWTDKSALFEELQSLDIFLAELYKHLDSSSNERPDISSIQRRIKKVTHDMDMCYGMMGSLFRSGSRQTLFASQVMRYADLYAASFINLLYYPFSYLFRAAHVLMPHESTVEHTHVDINEKESPMATRNRTSVDFKDSDYKRHQLTRSISEIKPPNLFPQAPQEITHCHDEDDDEEEEEEEEEEEEE
- the NT5C2 gene encoding cytosolic purine 5'-nucleotidase isoform X3 produces the protein MALLQEHPGQKQKFSSVFRVFVNRSLAMEKIKCFGFDMDYTLAVYKSPEYESLGFDLTVERLVSIGYPHELLNFVYDPAFPTRGLVFDTHYGNLLKVDAYGNLLVCAHGFNFLRGPETREQYPNKFIQRDDTDRFYILNTLFNLPETYLLACLVDFFTNCDRYTSCETGFKDGDLFMSFRSMFQDVRDAVDWVHYKGSLKEKTLENLEKYVVKDGKLPLLLSRMNEVGKVFLVTNSDYKYTDKIMTYLFDFPHGPKPGSAHRPWQSYFDLILVDARKPLFFGEGTVLRQVDTVTGKLKIGTYTGPLQHGIVYSGGSSDTVCDLLGAKGKDILYIGDHIFGDILKSKKRQGWRTFLVIPELAQELHVWTDKSALFEELQSLDIFLAELYKHLDSSSNERPDISSIQRRIKKVTHDMDMCYGMMGSLFRSGSRQTLFASQVMRYADLYAASFINLLYYPFSYLFRAAHVLMPHESTVEHTHVDINEKESPMATRNRTSVDFKDSDYKRHQLTRSISEIKPPNLFPQAPQEITHCHDEDDDEEEEEEEEEEEEE
- the NT5C2 gene encoding cytosolic purine 5'-nucleotidase isoform X2, with the translated sequence MLQGLSLKERTKLDSPGWTKNVASISQRVFVNRSLAMEKIKCFGFDMDYTLAVYKSPEYESLGFDLTVERLVSIGYPHELLNFVYDPAFPTRGLVFDTHYGNLLKVDAYGNLLVCAHGFNFLRGPETREQYPNKFIQRDDTDRFYILNTLFNLPETYLLACLVDFFTNCDRYTSCETGFKDGDLFMSFRSMFQDVRDAVDWVHYKGSLKEKTLENLEKYVVKDGKLPLLLSRMNEVGKVFLVTNSDYKYTDKIMTYLFDFPHGPKPGSAHRPWQSYFDLILVDARKPLFFGEGTVLRQVDTVTGKLKIGTYTGPLQHGIVYSGGSSDTVCDLLGAKGKDILYIGDHIFGDILKSKKRQGWRTFLVIPELAQELHVWTDKSALFEELQSLDIFLAELYKHLDSSSNERPDISSIQRRIKKVTHDMDMCYGMMGSLFRSGSRQTLFASQVMRYADLYAASFINLLYYPFSYLFRAAHVLMPHESTVEHTHVDINEKESPMATRNRTSVDFKDSDYKRHQLTRSISEIKPPNLFPQAPQEITHCHDEDDDEEEEEEEEEEEEE